From Amblyraja radiata isolate CabotCenter1 chromosome 21, sAmbRad1.1.pri, whole genome shotgun sequence, a single genomic window includes:
- the rbm17 gene encoding splicing factor 45 isoform X2, protein MSLYDDLAVETSDSKTEGWSKNFKLLQSQLQVKKATLTQTKTQRSKQSTVLAPVIDLKRAAAGEERQIVDTPPHIASGLKDPVPSGFSTGEVLIPLADEYDPMYPNDYEKVVKRQREDRQRQRELERQKEIEEREKRRKERHEQPSGFARRPDPESDEDDEDREKERRKRSMGGAAIAPPSSLVEKDKELIPTFQYEEEPRSRNAPVKAAIPPPVYEEPERPRSPPGPTNSFIANMGGTVAHKIMQKYGFREGQGLGKHEQGLSTALSVEKTSKRGGKIIVGDSAEKVEMPPASKKSEANPLTEILKNPTKVVLLRNMVGPGEVDDDLEGETKEECEKYGKVTKCVIFEIPSAPDDEAVRIFIEFERVESAIKALVDLNTRYFGGRVVKACFYNLDKFRQLDLGDLF, encoded by the exons ATGTCGCTCTACGATGACCTGGCCGTGGAGACGAGCGACTCGAAAACAGAAGGTTGGTCCAAGAACTTCAAACTCCTGCAGTCTCAGCTTCAGGTGAAGAAAGCCACGCTGACACAAACAAAG ACCCAGCGTTCGAAGCAGAGTACGGTTTTGGCTCCCGTGATCGACCTGAAGCGTGCCGCTGCTGGCGAGGAACGGCAGATTGTTGACACGCCACCCCACATCGCCTCTGGCTTAAAG GACCCGGTGCCCAGTGGCTtctccacgggcgaggtgctgatcCCTCTGGCCGACGAGTACGACCCCATGTACCCAAACGACTACGAGAAGGTTGTGAAACGCCAGCGCGAGGACAGGCAGAGACAGCGGGAGCTGGAGCGACAGAAAGAaatagaagagagagagaa gagaaggaaggaacggcacGAACAACCCAGCGGCTTCGCAAGACGACCCGACCCAGAATCAGACGAAGATGATGAAGACAGGGAGAAGGAAAGGCGGAAAAGAA GTATGGGAGGAGCTGCCATCGCCCCGCCCTCATCACTCGTTGAAAAAGATAAAGAAC tCATCCCAACGTTCCAGTACGAGGAGGAGCCCCGGTCTCGGAATGCCCCCGTCAAAGCTGCCATCCCACCACCGGTGTACGAAGAGCCCGAGAGACCTCGCTCACCGCCTGGCCCCACCAACTCATTCATCGCCAACATGGG cggcacggtggcgcacaaAATCATGCAGAAGTACGGCTTCCGTGAAGGGCAAGGCCTGGGGAAGCACGAGCAGGGGCTGAGCACCGCGCTGTCCGTGGAGAAGACCAGCAAACGAGGAGGGAAGATCATCGTCGGTGACAGCGCAGAGAAAG TCGAGATGCCCCCTGCGTCCAAGAAATCAGAAGCAAACCCTCTGACAGAGATCCTGAAAAATCCCACTAAAGTGGTTCTACTGCGG AACATGGTTGGCCCGGGGGAGGTTGATGATGACCTGGAAGGTGAAACCAAGGAGGAGTGTGAAAAGTACGGCAAAGTGACCAAGTGTGTCATAttcgag ATTCCTAGTGCACCTGACGATGAAGCCGTGCGGATATTTATCGAGTTCGAGCGGGTTGAGTCAGCAATCAAAG CCTTGGTGGACCTGAACACGAGATACTTCGGGGGCAGAGTGGTGAAGGCTTGTTTCTACAACCTGGACAAATTCCGCCAGTTGGACCTGGGGGACCTCTTCTGA
- the rbm17 gene encoding splicing factor 45 isoform X1, producing MSLYDDLAVETSDSKTEGWSKNFKLLQSQLQVKKATLTQTKTQRSKQSTVLAPVIDLKRAAAGEERQIVDTPPHIASGLKDPVPSGFSTGEVLIPLADEYDPMYPNDYEKVVKRQREDRQRQRELERQKEIEERENVPFLCVEPSRRRKERHEQPSGFARRPDPESDEDDEDREKERRKRSMGGAAIAPPSSLVEKDKELIPTFQYEEEPRSRNAPVKAAIPPPVYEEPERPRSPPGPTNSFIANMGGTVAHKIMQKYGFREGQGLGKHEQGLSTALSVEKTSKRGGKIIVGDSAEKVEMPPASKKSEANPLTEILKNPTKVVLLRNMVGPGEVDDDLEGETKEECEKYGKVTKCVIFEIPSAPDDEAVRIFIEFERVESAIKALVDLNTRYFGGRVVKACFYNLDKFRQLDLGDLF from the exons ATGTCGCTCTACGATGACCTGGCCGTGGAGACGAGCGACTCGAAAACAGAAGGTTGGTCCAAGAACTTCAAACTCCTGCAGTCTCAGCTTCAGGTGAAGAAAGCCACGCTGACACAAACAAAG ACCCAGCGTTCGAAGCAGAGTACGGTTTTGGCTCCCGTGATCGACCTGAAGCGTGCCGCTGCTGGCGAGGAACGGCAGATTGTTGACACGCCACCCCACATCGCCTCTGGCTTAAAG GACCCGGTGCCCAGTGGCTtctccacgggcgaggtgctgatcCCTCTGGCCGACGAGTACGACCCCATGTACCCAAACGACTACGAGAAGGTTGTGAAACGCCAGCGCGAGGACAGGCAGAGACAGCGGGAGCTGGAGCGACAGAAAGAaatagaagagagagagaa CGTACCATTTCTGTGTGTTGAACCTTccaggagaaggaaggaacggcacGAACAACCCAGCGGCTTCGCAAGACGACCCGACCCAGAATCAGACGAAGATGATGAAGACAGGGAGAAGGAAAGGCGGAAAAGAA GTATGGGAGGAGCTGCCATCGCCCCGCCCTCATCACTCGTTGAAAAAGATAAAGAAC tCATCCCAACGTTCCAGTACGAGGAGGAGCCCCGGTCTCGGAATGCCCCCGTCAAAGCTGCCATCCCACCACCGGTGTACGAAGAGCCCGAGAGACCTCGCTCACCGCCTGGCCCCACCAACTCATTCATCGCCAACATGGG cggcacggtggcgcacaaAATCATGCAGAAGTACGGCTTCCGTGAAGGGCAAGGCCTGGGGAAGCACGAGCAGGGGCTGAGCACCGCGCTGTCCGTGGAGAAGACCAGCAAACGAGGAGGGAAGATCATCGTCGGTGACAGCGCAGAGAAAG TCGAGATGCCCCCTGCGTCCAAGAAATCAGAAGCAAACCCTCTGACAGAGATCCTGAAAAATCCCACTAAAGTGGTTCTACTGCGG AACATGGTTGGCCCGGGGGAGGTTGATGATGACCTGGAAGGTGAAACCAAGGAGGAGTGTGAAAAGTACGGCAAAGTGACCAAGTGTGTCATAttcgag ATTCCTAGTGCACCTGACGATGAAGCCGTGCGGATATTTATCGAGTTCGAGCGGGTTGAGTCAGCAATCAAAG CCTTGGTGGACCTGAACACGAGATACTTCGGGGGCAGAGTGGTGAAGGCTTGTTTCTACAACCTGGACAAATTCCGCCAGTTGGACCTGGGGGACCTCTTCTGA